From one Brachypodium distachyon strain Bd21 chromosome 4, Brachypodium_distachyon_v3.0, whole genome shotgun sequence genomic stretch:
- the LOC100835972 gene encoding WEB family protein At5g55860: MATKVRPPITDAEKLEVGEIDTRAPFESVKAAVSLFGEVRVSSDKSAARKPKAPQAERVLAKETELHLAQKELNKYKEQLNNAEITRVQALSELEKARKTVDELTTKLDAISKSKELAIQATEDAKARTKQLEHGSSNEAVGKDSSLKQELDSARQQYATALADLDAAKQELRKLKKDFETSLDMRLSAAQQEEESLHSTEANKEKAAQLHNEAATIQESLLHVKAATQQANEEESQILAEKDVARKTYKQALEETEKKLSILRNEFDPAAYKTLKEKLDETNSEILSMQKKIEDARALDLESVAAVTTELDDAKEMLQKVAEEESSLRSLVEALKLELEAVKQEHSQLKEKDTDTESIVGDLHVKLQKCKSELEAAVSAESKAATASDDLILALQQLSSESKNALQEAEMMQKSAAELRDEAEAARVALTEAEEKLQSALKEAEEAKAAEAKALEQIKQLSDRASAVRASTSESGGKITISKEEFESLSRKVEESEKLSEMKVSAAMAQVEAVRASENEAIKKMETARKEMEDMELATEEALKRAEMAEAAKKAVEGELKRWHEREQKKTAESLPSSEAHASTQPPVYKASSGKPTERNDGQQRSGKTLLRKSFVLPNITSMFHKKKNQADGSSPSYLPGEKSV; encoded by the exons ATGGCTACGAAAGTTCGCCCACCTATTACCGACGCAGAAAAACTGGAGGTTGGTGAAATAGACACAAGAGCTCCTTTTGAATCTGTCAAAGCTGCAGTGAGCTTATTTGGTGAAGTTCGGGTTTCATCTGACAAATCGGCTGCAAGAAAGCCAAAGGCTCCTCAAGCGGAG AGGGTGTTAGCTAAGGAGACAGAACTGCACTTGGCCCAGAAAGAGTTGAATAAATACAAGGAACAGCTGAATAATGCTGAAATAACCAGAGTACAAGCCCTCTCTGAGCTAGAGAAAGCTAGAAAAACTGTTGATGAGCTAACAACTAAGCTGGATGCAATCAGCAAGTCTAAAGAGCTGGCTATTCAAGCCACAGAAGATGCAAAGGCTCGAACCAAGCAGCTTGAACATGGCAGCTCGAATGAAGCTGTTGGAAAAGACAGTTCTTTGAAGCAGGAACTGGACAGTGCAAGGCAACAGTATGCAACTGCCCTAGCAGACCTTGATGCAGCAAAACAGGAGCTTAGGAAGCTTAAGAAAGATTTTGAAACCTCATTAGATATGAGGCTGTCTGCTGCCCAGCAGGAAGAGGAATCATTGCACTCAACTGAAGCCAACAAGGAAAAGGCTGCTCAACTTCATAATGAGGCTGCAACAATTCAAGAATCGCTTTTGCATGTGAAGGCAGCGACACAGcaagcaaatgaagaagaGTCACAAATCCTTGCTGAGAAGGATGTCGCCAGGAAAACATACAAACAAGCTTTAGAAGAAACTGAGAAGAAATTGTCAATTTTGAGAAATGAATTTGATCCTGCTGCTTATAAAACTCTTAAAGAAAAGCTAGATGAGACCAACTCTGAGATTTTATCTATGCAGAAAAAGATTGAAGATGCCCGGGCTTTAGATTTAGAGTCTGTTGCTGCTGTCACCACAGAGTTGGATGACGCTAAGGAGATGTTGCAGAAAGTAGCAGAAGAGGAAAGCTCTCTTCGGAGTTTAGTAGAAGCACTGAAACTGGAGTTAGAAGCTGTAAAGCAGGAGCACAGTCAGCTCAAAGAGAAGGATACCGATACGGAATCAATTGTTGGAGACCTACACGTCAAGCTTCAAAAATGCAAATCTGAGCTTGAAGCAGCTGTTTCTGCTGAATCAAAAGCAGCAACAGCTTCTGATGATTTGATCCTAGCTCTGCAACAGTTGTCATCCGAGTCAAAAAATGCCCTGCAGGAAGCTGAAATGATGCAGAAGAGTGCAGCAGAGTTGAGAGATGAAGCTGAAGCAGCACGGGTTGCATTAACAGAAGCCGAAGAAAAGTTGCAATCTGCTTTgaaagaagcagaagaagcaAAAGCAGCTGAAGCAAAGGCCCTTGAACAGATAAAGCAACTATCAGACAGGGCAAGTGCTGTTCGAGCCTCAACTTCTGAATCTGGGGGAAAGATCACAATCTCAAAAGAGGAGTTTGAATCCCTTAGCCGAAAGGTGGAGGAGTCAGAGAAATTGAGTGAGATGAAAGTATCTGCGGCCATGGCTCAAGTGGAAGCTGTCAGAGCCAGTGAGAACGAGGCAATAAAGAAAATGGAAACTGCCCGAAAAGAGATGGAAGACATGGAGTTGGCAACAGAGGAGGCACTGAAGAGGGCTGAAATGGCTGAAGCAGCAAAGAAAGCTGTAGAAGGTGAGCTTAAGAGGTGGCATGAGAGGGAACAGAAGAAAACTGCTGAGTCCCTGCCTTCGTCAGAAGCACATGCAAGCACGCAGCCGCCTGTATACAAAGCTTCTTCTGGAAAACCCACCGAGAGGAACGATGGGCAACAAAGGAGCGGCAAAACGCTACTGAGGAAGAGCTTTGTGCTGCCAAACATCACAAGCATGTTCcataagaagaagaaccagGCCGATGGCAGTTCTCCATCATACCTTCCTGGGGAAAAATCTGTATAA
- the LOC104584741 gene encoding UDP-glycosyltransferase 88A1-like gives MKKTVVLYPGLGVGHLVPMVELAKVFLDHGLAVAVALVEPADSPAASAFSAAVARAKASNPSVAFHVLPPPPPAPADDKATPTHHLMKMLHLLAAMNAPLRDFLRSLQRSSPVHALVIDMFCADAQDVADELGIPAYYAFSSAASNLAVFLNLPSKLAAMDTQLLRDSSTISFPGVPPFKPSDLPSDVAAQGEALDSILRVFERLPQSDGILINSMESLEPLAVQALEDGLCVPGRPTPSVYCIGPLVSAGAGDDEQHECLRWLDSQPDDNSIVFLSFGSMGTFSKNQLSEIATGLEKSGQRFLWVVRSPLPDPAHHRPGDPLPEITDLGSLLPHGFLDRTRDRGLVAPQVEVLRHRATGAFVTHCGWNSTLEGVAAAGLPLLCWPLYAEQRMNKVYVVEGMGLGVEMRGLHIR, from the exons ATGAAGAAGACGGTGGTACTGTACCCAGGCCTGGGCGTCGGCCACCTGGTGCCCATGGTCGAGCTCGCCAAGGTGTTCCTCGACCacggcctcgccgtcgccgtcgcgctcGTCGAGCCGGCCGACAGCCCCGCGGCCTCtgccttctccgccgccgtcgcccgcgcAAAGGCCTCCAACCCCTCCGTCGCCTTCCACGTCcttcccccgccgccgccagcgcccgcCGACGACAAGGCCACGCCCACGCACCACCTCATGAAGATGCTCCATCTCCTGGCCGCCATGAACGCGCCGCTCCGCGACTTCCTCCGCTCGCTGCAGCGCTCCTCCCCCGTCCACGCGCTCGTCATCGACATGTTCTGCGCCGACGCGCAGGACGTCGCGGACGAGCTCGGCATCCCCGCCTACTACGCCTTCTCGTCCGCCGCCAGCAacctcgccgtcttcctcaACCTGCCCAGCAAGCTCGCCGCCATGGACACCCAGCTTCTCCGCGACTCCTCCACAATCTCTTTCCCGGGCGTTCCCCCTTTCAAACCTTCCGACTTGCCCTCCGACGTCGCGGCCCAGGGCGAGGCGCTCGACTCCATCCTGCGCGTGTTCGAACGGTTGCCCCAATCGGACGGGATCCTCATCAATTCCATGGAATCGCTGGAACCCCTCGCGGTGCAGGCGCTCGAGGACGGGCTCTGCGTCCCCGGCCGCCCCACGCCGTCGGTTTACTGCATCGGGCCGCTGGtctccgccggagccggagacgacgagcAACACGAGTGCCTCCGGTGGCTGGACTCTCAGCCGGACGACAACAGCATAGTATTCCTCTCCTTCGGCAGCATGGGCACCTTCTCGAAGAACCAGCTATCGGAGATCGCGACCGGGCTGGAGAAGTCCGGCCAGAGATTCCTCTGGGTGGTGCGGAGCCCGCTGCCGGACCCGGCCCACCACAGGCCCGGCGATCCGCTCCCGGAGATAACGGACCTGGGCTCGCTCCTCCCCCACGGGTTCCTGGACCGCACCAGGGACAGAGGCCTCGTGGCGCCGCAGGTGGAGGTGCTGCGGCACAGGGCGACGGGGGCGTTCGTGACGCACTGCGGCTGGAACTCGACGCTGgagggcgtggcggcggcggggctgccgCTGCTGTGCTGGCCGCTCTACGCGGAGCAGAGGATGAACAAGGTGTATGTGGTCGAGGGGATGGGGCTCGGGGTGGAGATGAGAGG CTTGCATATTAGGTAA